A single window of Coffea eugenioides isolate CCC68of chromosome 7, Ceug_1.0, whole genome shotgun sequence DNA harbors:
- the LOC113777340 gene encoding uncharacterized protein LOC113777340: MEKLEDLPETVFEDGRGEAGSCRLPELLQSISSNRADYGALQQQVYGILGIVAYSQDHQLLPEVSLSLKFNRSPVPREFTLQSPNSTIHDTRIIRELWSGWSQALNFPWQIVSIFKLTKRHVHRLAIIMTHASIIHSKRANMWRFEVSFCQLLQ, from the exons GGTAGAGGCGAAGCTGGTTCCTGCCGGTTGCCGGAGCTTCTGCAGTCAATTTCTTCAAACAGAGCCGATTACGGTGCTCTTCAACAACAG GTGTATGGTATACTGGGAATTGTTGCGTATTCACAAGATCACCAGCTATTGCCAGAGGTTTCACTTTCGCTCAA ATTCAACCGGTCACCTGTTCCCAGAGAATTCACCCTCCAAA gtccaaattcgaccattcatgacacaaggattattagagagctttggagtggttggagtcaAGCCTTGAATTTCCCATGgcagattgtgagcattttcaagcttaccaagagacatgtgcaccgactTGCAATAATCATGACGcatgcaagtatcattcattctaagagagccaatatgtggagatttgaagtttcattCTGCCAACTCTTGca ATGA